One window of the Salminus brasiliensis chromosome 1, fSalBra1.hap2, whole genome shotgun sequence genome contains the following:
- the LOC140537263 gene encoding free fatty acid receptor 3 — MQDCEPGLCLSVYIITFVTGFPCNILAFYTFCCKVWRKPVPIDILLLNLTISDLLFLIFLPFKMQEVANGMKWNMPYFLCPLSGFVFYMTIYNSTFFLTAVSVERYLGVAFPIQHSLRRRPIYAVLASIFLWMLSILHLSIVYIMPYYNPAGTGQPPRNVCYEEFTEAQLRILLPVRLELCVVLFCIPLVICAFCYISFIHILLRLPNIGRRRRLRAIGLALGTLLVFALCFGPYNVSHIVGFITKKSPGWRDKALLLSTFNACLDPLIFYLSSAAVRSALGSVVRAVLSRLNEWNCTWICWTLRKDSGETAKNPFPKPAELNAL; from the coding sequence ATGCAGGACTGTGAGCCCGGCCTGTGCCTTTCGGTCTACATCATTACCTTCGTCACAGGCTTCCCATGTAACATCCTGGCCTTCTACACGTTCTGCTGCAAGGTGTGGCGGAAGCCGGTGCCCATCGACATCCTCCTGCTCAACCTCACCATCTCAGACCTGCTGTTCCTCATCTTCCTGCCTTTCAAGATGCAGGAGGTGGCCAACGGAATGAAGTGGAACATGCCTTACTTCCTGTGCCCGCTGTCTGGCTTCGTCTTCTACATGACCATCTACAACAGCACCTTCTTTCTGACTGCAGTTAGCGTGGAGCGCTACCTGGGCGTAGCTTTCCCCATCCAGCACTCTCTGAGACGAAGGCCCATCTACGCCGTGTTGGCCAGCATCTTCCTCTGGATGCTCTCCATCCTCCACCTCAGCATCGTCTACATTATGCCCTACTACAACCCTGCTGGGACAGGCCAGCCGCCGCGCAACGTGTGCTACGAGGAGTTCACCGAGGCCCAGCTGCGGATCCTTCTGCCCGTTCGGCTGGAGCTGTGTGTGGTTCTCTTCTGCATCCCTCTGGTCATTTGCGCCTTCTGCTACATCAGCTTCATCCACATCCTTCTGCGGCTACCCAACATTGGGCGGCGCCGCCGCCTCCGGGCCATTGGGCTGGCCCTGGGGACGCTGCTGGTGTTTGCGCTCTGCTTCGGGCCTTATAATGTCTCTCACATAGTGGGATTCATCACCAAGAAAAGCCCGGGCTGGAGGGACAAGGCCCTGCTGCTAAGCACTTTCAACGCCTGCCTGGACCCGCTAATCTTCTACCTATCGTCGGCCGCAGTGCGTAGCGCCCTGGGGTCGGTGGTGCGAGCCGTTCTGAGCCGACTGAACGAGTGGAACTGCACTTGGATCTGCTGGACTCTCAGGAAGGACTCAGGCGAGACGGCAAAGAACCCTTTCCCCAAACCAGCTGAGCTCAACgcactctga